The following DNA comes from Camelina sativa cultivar DH55 chromosome 14, Cs, whole genome shotgun sequence.
ATATATATGCCATGTGTAATGTGAAGGTGGAGCGAAAAAAAcaatggcgatgaggaggaacTTGGATGAAAATGGGCACCAAGGCTCGAAAATTGCAGCTCACGGGAGCACGTCTCGACATTCTGGACAGAAAACAACTAATAACACGCCGTCCGAAATCCGTCCTAATAGAGCGACGCCCCAGAGGAAAAAGTATATGAGTATGACTGACAAAGCCCTACAACTAGGAGCAGTCTGCAAGGAATATACATATAACCGATGTAAGCGTTCATCCTCAGCTCCATAACCTCTTCCGCCTCCAAGCTCTTCCAAAGGCACACATGGACTTGGTCAAAtgtgtcaatatatatagacataCGCATAAGCACGTTTTTTTCACGTTGTGGCTTGGTTTGcagtttttcttgttcttcatatggatatatatatccttatatCTATACATGTATGTTCTTCGTATTGATGCGAACATTAATCAATTGGGCCATATGGcacccttgtttttttttcttctatttcatGGAATTAGATAGTAAACCTTTTTACAAAAGTGTATGTCATAGTTTACCATACATTTTATCGAtagcaaatatatatgattgtcgATCTATATAGCTACATCAGTGAATTGAAACAATACGTAGAGAGTAATAATATTGTATCCGAGACGTCCATGCATGGCTAATGATGGTAGACATAGAACAGTTAATTCGCAAACATGGGTcacaaatattcaaaaataataataataataacaataatgtCATTATGTCATCAAATTATTATTCCCTAATAAATCTTGAAAATAACGAGAACAAcgtaaacattttttattaagaaaatagacATTACGTATTTTCCTCAGTACTATGATTTAAACTTTCTAACGTCTATGcatattttcctataaaaaagaattatctatttatatttttactatttatttctCTGTATATAGAGTTTTTGGCATTCTGgtgtttttttaaagtttgattattggtttatattAGACTTTCCTTACTTCTGCAACTTTCCTCTGCTATGAAATGGAGTCAGACTCGGCGTCGGCGTGTGTTCACCAAAGTGTGGAGCTTCGttaaaaaaggatattttttttttctttctttttttggtaaaaagttaAGTTTTAtaccaatttttaattttgtgatagCGGTTacggagaaaacaaaaaatgatagaAAGATCGAAATTAATCTATGACTACAAGATCTACGAATATGAGAGAAAAACACAACTAGGAAAGCCTCATCGAAACAACCACTAAAGACTCGAAGAAGAAACAACCAGTAAAGACTCGAACATTTTCGTGGTTGCCTCAACTCTAAAGAACTCGAGTCCTCATCATTGTTGCCACGAGTAAGTACGTAACCTACCCGAAGCCAGCCTTCAAAACCTCGAGACAGAAGGGTGCCTACAGCTTCTCCGAGGCCTCAAAAACCGCTAGAATGGACCTAAACGAGCACCTATGGGCATCCAGAGAAGCCGCCTCTGACCACCATTCCCGAGCTTGAGCTACAAGAACCATTTCCCATGGGATTGAAAAAG
Coding sequences within:
- the LOC104741108 gene encoding uncharacterized protein LOC104741108; translation: MAVSFVSSIIFFLLFIKLSLFVDGNVFAARMEHRKLGGAKKTMAMRRNLDENGHQGSKIAAHGSTSRHSGQKTTNNTPSEIRPNRATPQRKKYMSMTDKALQLGAVCKEYTYNRCKRSSSAP